ATGGGCAGCATTTGCCGGGTTGGATGGTTTGGTCAATAATGCGGGGGTTATTACCAAAAGTTTAAGCTTGAAGGATGATGAGGCAGATGCCTACGATTATACGCTGGCAGTCAACCTACAGGCACCATATCGTTTGAGTACCCTGTTTGCTAAATACTGCATTGCAGCTGAGCAATCTGGCGTGATTGTGAATAATTCAAGTATTCATGGGCAAGCGACTTGTGAATGGTTTGCTGCTTATGGCTCTTCTAAAGCTGGGCTGGATGCGTTAACAAAAGTTCATGCTGTGGAGTGGGGGCAATATGGCATTCGTGTCAATTCTTTGGCGCCGGGCGTGGTGCCGGTAGAAAGAACCTTTGACGTGTTGTATCAGCCAGCCATGGAAAAGAAGTGGGTGGGTGCTATCCCTGTCGGGCGTTATGGAACGGTTGAAGACATGGGAATGGCGACGGCATATCTTTTGTCAGACGCGACAAGCTGGATGACAGGAAGCGTTTTAACGCTCGATGGTGGGCTGATTGCTAGGGGAAATTACCCAAAAAGGGACTAGCAATAAAAATTGATTGGCATTTTAATTGCTAGTGCAAAGACGTGTCGAAAAATATTATAAAACGGATGGAGTCATGGTGGATTTTCTTAGCAAGCTAACAGTCAAACGAAAAATGCGTTTTGGTTTTGGCGTGATTTGGGCTGTTCTAGCAATCATCACTATTCAAGCTGCAGTCAACTTATACATCGTTAGGGTGAATGTCCAGAAGGTCGTTGACGTCAAACAACCTGTCGCTTTGAAAGCCAGTGAAATGTCTATGACACTGGAGAAAAGCATGAACTCGTTAAGTATGTTTATGCTGACGAATGATGCTAAAAGTTTAGACGCCTATGAAGGTGGGTTGAAAACAGCGGAAACGCTTTTGGCCGAAGTCCGTAAAAACGTTTCAAATAGCGATTCCAAACAAAATGCTGATTTGAATTCCATCGAAAAATCTTTGAAAGAACTTCCTCCATTAGTGGACGAAGTTAAATTGTTGCAAACCGATCGAAACAAAAAATTTCCGGCGTTTGAGTTCGTCAATAAGAACATGATCGGTCCTGCGCAAAAAATTCAGCAACAAATCAGTTTGATGATTTCGTCAGAATTAGAAGATTTGCAAGCACGCAGAAAACCTGTGTTATCAACCTTATTGGCAATGCAAAAAGATTGGTTGAATATGCAAAGTAGTATCCGTGGTTATGTCGCGTTTAGAACTGATGCTATGGCGGGTGATGCTGAGAACTATTTAAATCAGTTTGAGTCAGGTATTGATAAGTTGTCGCAGCAAAAAGACATCGAATTAACGCTTGAAGAAGAAGACGGTATTGACGCAGTTAAAGCACAGTATGTTGATTATCGTGAAAGTTTTATGAAGCTTAAAGAAATTCATCAAGGCCCTAAATGGCGCATGGACACTTGGTTGATGGAAAATAAAATTCAGCCTGTGTTCAAACAAATCGAAGAGCATTTGAACTCGATTTCTAGTCAAGCAATCAGTGATATGCAAGACACCAGTCAGACGGTTGTTGATAGCACGTTGCGTAATTTGATTTTGCTATTGAGCTTGTCAATTATTGGTCAATTGGTGGGTATGTTGATTTCTCGTAAAGTGACTCAAGCGGTTGTGCATCCAGTCGAGAACTTAGCCACTGCAATGAAAAATATTTCGCAGGGTGAAGGGGATCTGACCAAGCGTTTGACGATTAAAGGTCAGGATGAATTGGCTGACTTGGCTAACTACTTCAACTTGTTCATCAGTCGTATTCAGGAAATGTTGAAAGAAGTTACCGAAACCGTTCATGAGTTGGAGCAAGCTTCAAGTGGTTTGCTAAGGGTTACCCACGAAACGAAAGACGGCGTTGAAGAACAAATGTTGGCCTCGGAGAAACTGAGTAACTCCATGGTTATCATGGATGAGAAGGCGAAAAGTGTTGAAGATCATTCGCACAATACTTCAAGTGCCACTGCACAAGCTGTGTCACGAGTTAAGGAAAGTGGGGAAGTGGTTACCAGTGCTGCGGAGACAATCAAACTGGTATCTAATCGAATGGATGAGATTACCCAAGCCGTTATGCAATTGAATAACGACAGCCAAACCATCAGTACTGTTATTAATGTGATTCGTGAAATTGCAGAACAAACTAACTTGTTGGCCTTGAATGCGGCAATTGAGGCGGCAAGAGCCGGTGAGCATGGACGAGGATTTGCCGTCGTTGCCGATGAAGTGCGTGGCCTGGCGCAAAGAACGCAAGAGTCTACGTTGCAGATTGAAGCGGTTATCGAAAAAATTCGTAAGGCGACAGAAGAAACCGTTACGGTGGTCGAGCAAGGACAAGAGACGACAAAAATCGGTTATGACTCTGTCATGAAGGTGCAGAAAGTACTGAGTCCGGTTATTATTTTAATGGATGACATCAATAACATGAGTAATCAAATGTTGGCATCAGCACAGTCGCAAAACGAGCTTGTGAATGAAGTGAACGGCAATATCAACCAGATTCACAAAGTGACTCGCAACACAGTTGAAGGTGCAGCTAATACGGAAACCTCCGGTAACCAATTGCAGCACTTGGCTGATAAGCTTGAGCAGCTGGTTCACCAATTTAAAATCTAATTTGATTTTTTGATAAAAACTGCCTGCTGGCAGTTTTTTTATGTCTCATAAGAGATATTCATTTTCGCTTGCGCTCCGGTTTTGCTAGACTTACGTTTTATAATTTTTTAGTCGTAGAATATTAACTTCAGTTTTAGCACTTATGTGGACTTATCCCTCAATCGATCCTATCGCTCTGGCCCTGGGGCCATTACAAATTCACTGGTACGGGCTTATGTATTTGGCAGGGTTTCTCTGCTTCTGGTTATATGGTTCCTATCAAGCAAAAAACAATCAATACTGGAATAAAGATTTAGTTGGTGATTTCTTATTCTATGGTGCGTTAGGGGTTATTCTCGGCGGACGTATTGGCTACATTCTTTTCTATGATTTGCCGCACTACATCGACCATCCATTGGATATGTTCAAGCTTTGGATGGGAGGTATGTCTTTCCATGGTGGATTAATGGGGGTTATTTTGGCTATGTTGTGGTTTGCGCGCCATAAAATGAAAGTACCTTTGTTTGCCGTTTCAGACTTTGTCGCTCCGATGGTGCCATTTGGCTTGTTCTTTGGTCGTATTGGCAATTTCATCAATGGCGAATTGTGGGGTAAAGTTGCCGATGCGCATTCCTTCTTCGCTATGAAAGTTTTTGATCCAGCGTTGAATCAGGTGGTTCCCAAGTATCCGACGCAGTTGTTGGAAGCCTTTTTAGAAGGACTGATGTTGTTTATCTTATTGGCACTCTACCAAAAAGGTAATCGACCTATGGGCGCTGTTTCTGGTATGTTTTTAGTGTTGTATGGAATGTTCCGCTTTTTTGTGGAGTTTTTCAGAATGCCGGATCCTCAGTTGGGTTATTTAATGTGGGGTTGGTTGACGATGGGGCAAATATTGTCCTTCCCTATGATTTTGATTGGTTTAGGCTTGATGGCTTGGGCGTATCGCAAATAGAATAAAGAAGCGTAATTCGAGAAAACGATGAAACAGTATTTGGATTTGTTACAACACATTATTGATAACGGCTATGATAAGGGTGATAGAACGGGAACGGGAACACGCTCTGTTTTTGGTTATCAAATGCGGTTTAACCTGCAACAGGGTTTTCCTTTGGTAACCACCAAAAAACTCCATTTGAAATCAATTGTATATGAACTACTGTGGTTTCTGAAAGGTGACACCAATATTGATTATTTAAAAGAGCATGGTGTGCGCATCTGGGATGAATGGGCAACTGAAGATGGTGACTTGGGACCTTTGTATGGTAAGCAATGGGTTGCCTGGGAAAAGCCGGATGGAACGACCATTAACCAGATTCAGGAAGTCATCGACACATTGAAAAAGAATCCGAACAGCCGCCGTATGATCGTGTCTGCTTGGAACCCGGCTGATTTGCCAGATGAATCGATTTCGCCACAGGAAAATGTTAAACAAGGGCGAATGGCCTTGGCGACTTGCCATGCGTTTTTTCAGTTTTATGTCGCTGATGGCAAGCTTTCGTGCCAATTGTATCAGCGAAGCGCGGACACTTTCTTAGGCGTGCCATTTAATATTGCCAGCTATGCTTTGTTGACACATATGATTGCACAACAGACAGATTTGGGTGTTGGGGACTTTGTTTGGACGGGTGGCGATGTACATCTTTACAACAACACTATGGAACAAGCCAAGCTTCAGCTGACCAGAGAACCTTTCCCATTGCCTAAATTGAATATTAAGCGTAATCCTGCATCCATCTTTGACTATGAGTTTGAAGATTTTGAAATCCTAGACTATGAATCTCATCCGCATATTAAGGCCCAGGTATCCGTATGATGGAAGCAGGCATGGATTTTGATTTTTCAAATTGCAATCTGTCGATGATTGCAGCGATGGATTTAAATAGAACCATCGGTATAGATAATCAAATGCCATGGCATTTGCCGGATGATTTAAAGTTTTTTAAGGCTAAGACATTGGGTAAAACGGTTGTGATGGGACGCAAGACTTTCGAGTCATTAGGTAGTAGGCCTTTACCTAAAAGACGTAACTTGGTGATTACACGCAATGCGGATTATCAGGCGGAAGGCGCAGAAGTGTTTACGTCGATTGAGCAGGCATTGCAAAGTTGTCAAGGCGAAGCGGAAATTATCATTATGGGTGGAGGGGAGTTATATAGACAAATGCTTCCCTATGCAAACAAACTCTATGTTACCAGGGTACAAACCACCGTGCCAGGGGATACGGTCTTTCCCGAATGGAAAGATGATGAGTGGCAAGTGGTGGAAAAAGAATGGCATGATAAGGATGAAAAGCATGAATATGCTTTTGATTTTGTGGTGTTACAAAAAAAATAAAAGAAGAGGATGGTTGTGATAAATGAGTATCAAAACAAAATTAATGAGCATCAAAACAAGACTGCTGGTCGGTGTGTTGGGTGCTATTTTCTTTTTATTAATTTCAAATCTAATTGCGCAATATGTTTTTAGACAGGCAACTGACACTACCAGTCAAATAACCAATGCGGCTGATCAAAAGCTAGAGATGCTCAATCAAATTGAGATTCTTTCGGGTTATAGGGCCGCGTATACTCGCGATTTAATCATTTATGATGATAAAAAACTTCTTCAGAATACAAGGGAGAAGTTGAAGGTGACAGCAAGTGATATTGTTGACGCATTCAATACGCTAGATAGGATGCAATTGTCCAGCCAGGAAAAAGACTATTTAGAAAAAATTAGGCAAAGTGTAGTCAGTGCAAATCAGTCATTTGGTAATTTTACTTCGGCCATAGACGAAGGGTTTTCTGATGAAGCCAAACATATTCTGGTTAACGAGTTCAATCCAAAATTTATTGCTTTTTCCAATATTGTTACCAATTTCAAAAGTTACGAGGAGAAGCAGAACACTGAGCTAGCTAATCAACTCGCATCACAGCAAGACTTTGGTAATAAGGCTCTGTGGTCGTTACTTGCGTTGAGTGTAATTATTTTCTCAATAGTTGGTTCGATTTCCGCAAAAATCTTGTTGGCTCCAATTTATGCCATGCGAGATACCATGGCAAAAATTTTGGAAACAGGGGATTTGAGTCATCGTGTTCCTATTTATTCTAAGGATGAAATCGGACAAAGTGCGCAATCCATTAATGAGCTTTTGACGACGATTAATGGTGCCACAAATGATGTTAAGTCGGTTATGACTGAAATTTCTAATGGTACGTTCAAAGAGAAAATTGAGAACGAATACAAGGGTGATTTTGAGTTACTCAAAAAAGGCGTTAATAGTTCGTATGATCAAATTTACAATATGGTTGTTATGTTAAGGGGGACTGCTTCCAATTTGAGAAATGGTTCTTTAGAGTCTATATATAACGAACATGTAGAAATGAAAGGGGATTACGCAGCTGTCATTACAGATATCAAGGTAGCAATGGATGCTATAAGATTCACGGTTGATGATATTTCTCGAACGTTGGATAGTCTTTCAAAAGGTGATTTCTCCAAGCGTGTGGAAGTTGAAGCTATGGGTGAGTTTTCAAAACTCAAGAATGCTATCAACAGTACTATTGACGGTCTTGATCAATTCGTTGGTGAGGTTGTCACCGTTCAAAGCAAGATTAGTGAAGGAGATCTCACAGATTATGTTAGAAAAGATTATTCAGGAAAAATGGCTGCACTAAAGGATAGTCTAAATTTTTCAACTCAAAACATGGCATGCATGATCGCAAAAGTTGGTGCTGTCACTAAACTGGTCTCTGGTGAAGCAAGCACAATCGCAAGTAGCAGTGCCACCGTGTCTGACCGTATTCAAGAGCAGACAATAGCGCTTGAAAAGACTTCCACGCAAATGGAAGAAATGACAAAAATTGTTCAGCAAAACGCTGAGGTGGCTTCCAATGCAAATGCTATGACGCAGCAGGCACAAGTAAAATTGACTTCTGGCGTTGAAATTATGAAGAGTGCTTTGAAGTCGATGGATCAGATGACTGAGGCAAGTAGAAAGATCAATGATATTATTTCTATTATCGACAGCATTGCTTTTCAAACTAATTTGTTGGCCTTAAACGCAGCTGTAGAAGCGGCAAGAGCGGGTGACCACGGTAGAGGCTTTGCAGTTGTTGCAGGTGAAGTCCGTAGTTTGGCTGGGAAGTCATCGGATGCCGCCTCTGAAATTAAAAAGTTAATTGAAAATTCAGTCAATATTAGTGATGAGAGTGGGCGCTATGTCAAACAGACTAGTGATGCATTGATTGAAGTAAATCATTCAATAAAAGAAATGTCAGGCATGATTTCTGAAATTGCTTCTGCAAGTCGTGAACAAGCAGATGGTATAGCTAGAGTTAATGAGTCTATTTTAGAAATGGAGTCTAGCACTCAGCAAAATGCTGGTTTGATAGAGGAATCTGCTTCTGGAAGCCAAGATTTATTCAGTCAATCTGAACAGCTTTTACATATGGTACAGGGTTTTAAAGTAGATGAAACTATGTCGAAAAGAATTGCTAGAAATCAGAGTTCACATATCGCCCAGCATTTTGAAAAGATGATAGAGGCTCATCGGTCTTGGAAAAGTAAAATTCGTGGTTTTATAAATGGTATGGATATTGGTGTTACCTATGAGGTTGCAACTGACCATACTGCCTGTATTTTAGGGAAATGGTACTATGGCGAAGGCCAAAGTTTGATGCATATGCCTTTGATGCAAGAGCTTGGACAAGAGCATATGGAAATGCATCAGGCCATTAAGAAAGTAATGGATGCTAAAGAGATTGGCGACGACAGTCTAGTTGCAGAAGGTTTGACGCAAATCGATAAGCAATCTGAAAAAGTGGTGGCAATTCTAGAGCAGTTGGAAGACGAAGTTTCCTAATTGAGTTTCACCCTAAACGGGCAAATATTGTTTTTACAGTGTTTGCCCGTTTCTATTCTATAGATTCATTCTGAATCAAAGACCCCAACCTGGTAGATTTTAATACAGTCAATAAAGTGGAATGGCTTTTAGAGTGGCTTTCTGATGAAACTTGCCAAGAAAATCAAGCTGGCAACCACTACGATTGATGGTCCGGCTGGCGTGTCCCATTGCATGGAAAACAGTAGTCCAAGCACGATCGATAGCAATGCGAACAGGTAGCTGATGTAGAGCATTTGTTCTGGCGATTTTGACAGCCTGTGTGCTGCAGCTGAAGGAATAATCAATAATGAGGTAATCAACAGAATACCGACAACCTTGATTGCCAGTGCGATCAACAGCGCCAACAAAAGGGTATACATCAGTTGAACCGATTGTGTACAAACCCCTTCAACCTGTGCTAATTCAGCATTCAAGGTAATATTGAGTAGGTCTTGCCAATAACGAAAAAAGTAAAGTACGACAGCGACCAGTAGTGCAGACATCAAGATGATATCTGTCGTGTTTATACTAAGAATGTCGCCGAAGAGATAGCTCATGATGTCAATCTGGATATGATTCTGGAAGCTGAGAATTACTAGCCCCAAAGCCAATGTACTGTGTGCCAGTAGCCCTAGAAGCGTGTCTGAGGATAGAGCAGTTTTTTTCGATAAAAAGAAAATCGATAAGGCAATTACCACAGAAGTCAGCATCACCGCCAGTGTCAGATTAAGCTGCAAGAGTAGCCCTAGGCTAACCCCCAATAATGCCGAGTGTGCCAAGGTTGCGCTGAAATAGGATTGGCGCTGCCACACCATAAAAACACCTAGCGGTGTAGCGATAGACGCGACTAATAAGCCGCCCAATAATGCAAGAACCAGAAACTCAGGTGGGTGCAGTAGAATATCAATCATTTCAATAGCCCATGAGTATGGTCGCAGGTATCGCCGTGGTGGTGTTCGTAAATCGCGATTTCGTCGAATTCCTGGCCGAATAGATTTTTAAAGGCGGGAGACTCGCTGACGATTTGAGGGTGCCCGGAGCAACAGATATGTTCGTTCAAACAGAGCACTTGATGCGTGCTTTTCATGACGATATGCAGGTCATGACTTACCATTAAAATACCGCAATGTAAGGTATCTTTGATTTCATTGATAAGATGGTAAAGTTCGACCTGACCTTGTAGGTCAACACCTTGCACGGGTTCATCCAGCACCAGTAAATCCGGCTTACGGATTAAAGCTCGTGCAAGCAAAACACGCTGCATTTCACCGCCTGATACTTTCTGGATCGGGGTGTTCAGTAGTTTTTCTAGCTTCAGAAGTGACACGGTTTGCATCAGCTCTGTGGTAAAATCCGCTTCCATTTTTTGGGTAGAGAAAAAGTGGGGTTTGCGTAATCCCAGCTTGAGAAAGCGAGCAACGTTCATCGGTAAAGAAGCATCGAC
This portion of the Hydrogenovibrio marinus genome encodes:
- the lgt gene encoding prolipoprotein diacylglyceryl transferase, which codes for MWTYPSIDPIALALGPLQIHWYGLMYLAGFLCFWLYGSYQAKNNQYWNKDLVGDFLFYGALGVILGGRIGYILFYDLPHYIDHPLDMFKLWMGGMSFHGGLMGVILAMLWFARHKMKVPLFAVSDFVAPMVPFGLFFGRIGNFINGELWGKVADAHSFFAMKVFDPALNQVVPKYPTQLLEAFLEGLMLFILLALYQKGNRPMGAVSGMFLVLYGMFRFFVEFFRMPDPQLGYLMWGWLTMGQILSFPMILIGLGLMAWAYRK
- a CDS encoding thymidylate synthase, which translates into the protein MKQYLDLLQHIIDNGYDKGDRTGTGTRSVFGYQMRFNLQQGFPLVTTKKLHLKSIVYELLWFLKGDTNIDYLKEHGVRIWDEWATEDGDLGPLYGKQWVAWEKPDGTTINQIQEVIDTLKKNPNSRRMIVSAWNPADLPDESISPQENVKQGRMALATCHAFFQFYVADGKLSCQLYQRSADTFLGVPFNIASYALLTHMIAQQTDLGVGDFVWTGGDVHLYNNTMEQAKLQLTREPFPLPKLNIKRNPASIFDYEFEDFEILDYESHPHIKAQVSV
- a CDS encoding SDR family NAD(P)-dependent oxidoreductase; its protein translation is MSIQQNNPVFPDLKGKRILITGASSGIGAGMAKVLAEAGCRLVLHYHANPEGLSRTLDSIKDTGVEVETVQSDFSQLSSIKPFFEKAWAAFAGLDGLVNNAGVITKSLSLKDDEADAYDYTLAVNLQAPYRLSTLFAKYCIAAEQSGVIVNNSSIHGQATCEWFAAYGSSKAGLDALTKVHAVEWGQYGIRVNSLAPGVVPVERTFDVLYQPAMEKKWVGAIPVGRYGTVEDMGMATAYLLSDATSWMTGSVLTLDGGLIARGNYPKRD
- a CDS encoding methyl-accepting chemotaxis protein, translated to MSIKTKLMSIKTRLLVGVLGAIFFLLISNLIAQYVFRQATDTTSQITNAADQKLEMLNQIEILSGYRAAYTRDLIIYDDKKLLQNTREKLKVTASDIVDAFNTLDRMQLSSQEKDYLEKIRQSVVSANQSFGNFTSAIDEGFSDEAKHILVNEFNPKFIAFSNIVTNFKSYEEKQNTELANQLASQQDFGNKALWSLLALSVIIFSIVGSISAKILLAPIYAMRDTMAKILETGDLSHRVPIYSKDEIGQSAQSINELLTTINGATNDVKSVMTEISNGTFKEKIENEYKGDFELLKKGVNSSYDQIYNMVVMLRGTASNLRNGSLESIYNEHVEMKGDYAAVITDIKVAMDAIRFTVDDISRTLDSLSKGDFSKRVEVEAMGEFSKLKNAINSTIDGLDQFVGEVVTVQSKISEGDLTDYVRKDYSGKMAALKDSLNFSTQNMACMIAKVGAVTKLVSGEASTIASSSATVSDRIQEQTIALEKTSTQMEEMTKIVQQNAEVASNANAMTQQAQVKLTSGVEIMKSALKSMDQMTEASRKINDIISIIDSIAFQTNLLALNAAVEAARAGDHGRGFAVVAGEVRSLAGKSSDAASEIKKLIENSVNISDESGRYVKQTSDALIEVNHSIKEMSGMISEIASASREQADGIARVNESILEMESSTQQNAGLIEESASGSQDLFSQSEQLLHMVQGFKVDETMSKRIARNQSSHIAQHFEKMIEAHRSWKSKIRGFINGMDIGVTYEVATDHTACILGKWYYGEGQSLMHMPLMQELGQEHMEMHQAIKKVMDAKEIGDDSLVAEGLTQIDKQSEKVVAILEQLEDEVS
- a CDS encoding ATP-binding cassette domain-containing protein, producing the protein MSHTIVAMNASLNLSQIDTNEILVQATNISHFFGEKRVLQNIDLTIKRNEITTLIGPNGAGKSTLLKILIDLIQPTHGKIWRSPHLSIGFMPQKIQVDASLPMNVARFLKLGLRKPHFFSTQKMEADFTTELMQTVSLLKLEKLLNTPIQKVSGGEMQRVLLARALIRKPDLLVLDEPVQGVDLQGQVELYHLINEIKDTLHCGILMVSHDLHIVMKSTHQVLCLNEHICCSGHPQIVSESPAFKNLFGQEFDEIAIYEHHHGDTCDHTHGLLK
- a CDS encoding methyl-accepting chemotaxis protein, which gives rise to MVDFLSKLTVKRKMRFGFGVIWAVLAIITIQAAVNLYIVRVNVQKVVDVKQPVALKASEMSMTLEKSMNSLSMFMLTNDAKSLDAYEGGLKTAETLLAEVRKNVSNSDSKQNADLNSIEKSLKELPPLVDEVKLLQTDRNKKFPAFEFVNKNMIGPAQKIQQQISLMISSELEDLQARRKPVLSTLLAMQKDWLNMQSSIRGYVAFRTDAMAGDAENYLNQFESGIDKLSQQKDIELTLEEEDGIDAVKAQYVDYRESFMKLKEIHQGPKWRMDTWLMENKIQPVFKQIEEHLNSISSQAISDMQDTSQTVVDSTLRNLILLLSLSIIGQLVGMLISRKVTQAVVHPVENLATAMKNISQGEGDLTKRLTIKGQDELADLANYFNLFISRIQEMLKEVTETVHELEQASSGLLRVTHETKDGVEEQMLASEKLSNSMVIMDEKAKSVEDHSHNTSSATAQAVSRVKESGEVVTSAAETIKLVSNRMDEITQAVMQLNNDSQTISTVINVIREIAEQTNLLALNAAIEAARAGEHGRGFAVVADEVRGLAQRTQESTLQIEAVIEKIRKATEETVTVVEQGQETTKIGYDSVMKVQKVLSPVIILMDDINNMSNQMLASAQSQNELVNEVNGNINQIHKVTRNTVEGAANTETSGNQLQHLADKLEQLVHQFKI
- a CDS encoding iron chelate uptake ABC transporter family permease subunit, with protein sequence MIDILLHPPEFLVLALLGGLLVASIATPLGVFMVWQRQSYFSATLAHSALLGVSLGLLLQLNLTLAVMLTSVVIALSIFFLSKKTALSSDTLLGLLAHSTLALGLVILSFQNHIQIDIMSYLFGDILSINTTDIILMSALLVAVVLYFFRYWQDLLNITLNAELAQVEGVCTQSVQLMYTLLLALLIALAIKVVGILLITSLLIIPSAAAHRLSKSPEQMLYISYLFALLSIVLGLLFSMQWDTPAGPSIVVVASLIFLASFIRKPL
- the folA gene encoding type 3 dihydrofolate reductase → MMEAGMDFDFSNCNLSMIAAMDLNRTIGIDNQMPWHLPDDLKFFKAKTLGKTVVMGRKTFESLGSRPLPKRRNLVITRNADYQAEGAEVFTSIEQALQSCQGEAEIIIMGGGELYRQMLPYANKLYVTRVQTTVPGDTVFPEWKDDEWQVVEKEWHDKDEKHEYAFDFVVLQKK